The window ATGGAGTTTTGCTAACGGTGTCACTACCTGTACGTCCTATACTCTTTATCCCGCTGAATCCGCCCAtccctctccttccagttcctccatcttttcctttcctccaTTTTTCCATCTATTATGCCTATCCGTCCATCTCAATCCCAGTAAAAGCGCTAACAGTACAAAGTTTAGTGATTATCGGAGCCAGTATGTTGTATGGAATGTTGGGTATCAGTGCCTTTGTGGGTATAGCCTGTGTACCGCTCAGTACGCCTTTGACATGGCTAGTCGCCAAATTGATCTATCGTAAGTTCCCTTACTTTCTGTCCGAATCAAATCAGATCAGGCCAGGGAAGGATTTGATGCTGATAAATGGGCGATTCAGGTTGTGATATTGAATGGGCTAGAGCTCGTGATGCTCGGACAGGAGCTCTGAAAGAGTTTTTACTGGGAATCAAGGTTATCAAGGTAATGTTCATCTTACAAATACTCCATCATCCAGCCTCTTTGCCGAGACTGATGGGAAATAGTTGAATGCATTTGAACCTTACTTCATGCATCGGATCTCGAAGCTACGGCTTCACGAAGTCAAGTACGTACgctccctcttccccacGCCGAATAGTTGTGAAGTGTACTATCTGCAGATGGCAGCGATGGCGCTTCACTCTCGGTACAGCATTCAACGTTTTAGCGGATCAGCTCCCCATTCTCTCTATCCTTATCACCTTTGCATTTCACACCAAGATTATGCGTCGACCGCTTGACGCACCTACCGCTTTCGTAGCGCTTACCATGTGCGTTGGCGTCTATTTGCGTTTTtgaaggaaaaaggaacGAGTGAAGCAGCTAATCTGTTTGGTCGTACGTCTAGATTCAACCGTGTCAGGGATGGCCTTCAAACATTCCCCCAGATCATCCAGACTTTCCTTTCGTGCAAAGTATCCCTCGACCGTCTATCGCGCTACCTTTCTCAACCGgagattgatgatgatcgCTGGGAAAGTATTTCAAGGAGAATTATCTGCAGGAATGCCACGATTACTTGGCCTAAAGGGGAAGATATCGATAAGGGAGATACGGGGAGATTCAAGCTGGAAGGCGTGGATTTGAAGGTACCGGAAGGAAAACTGAGTTTACTTTGTGGGCCGCTTGGTTCGGGAAAGACTTTGTTGGTGAATTGACATCCTACTATTACCCGGTTATCGTTTGAAGCTGATCATTATCTCTCCAAACTCAGCTCCGAGCTTTCTTGGGTGAAGCGAAGGTCGAGAAGGGTTCCGTTCTTGCACCCAAAAGTTTTCCCGATGCTACTCCCATCCTTCTTGACAACGAGATCGAAACAGCCATCCATTGGACTACTGAGCACTGGCTCAATGACACCATAGCGTATAGCGTACGCTCCTCAACAGAGTTTCATCCGACACGGTACACTCCGCGATAATATCCTCTTCGGACAGCCAATGTGGAGGGAGAGATATCAGGAAGCGCTGAGACAGACTGCACTTTTGCCGGATCTGGAAATTTTGGAGGATGGTGGCATGACAGAGGTGGGAGAGAACGGAGTGACGCTGGTAagcctcttcctcttcccatcctGTGTGATAGCTCAATGAAAGCTCTTATTCGACATAGAGTGGTGGTCAGAAAGCAAGGGTCAACCTTGCGCGCTGTATCTACTCCCGCGCTTCAACTATCTATCTTGACGACATACTCTCCGCTGTTGACACCCATACTGCCCAATTCATCTATCAAGAATGTCTTGAAGGCAGTTTGCTCAAGGACCGAACAGTTGTCCTTGTCACCCACCATGTGCGACTGGTGTTGCCAGCCATCAGCTATGTCATTTCTCTCAACACAGAAGGAAGAGTCGATCAAGCTTGTTCTCCTTCTCAAATTGATATTAGCACCATATCGGAATTGGCCCTAAACTGTCGGATCGATGCTGAAGACATAAAGCCAATTGTTCAGCCTCAGAAGAAGCAGCCCATCAACATCCGCCCAGTTGACGCCAAGACTACGCGCAAACTATACCAAAAAGAGCAAAGAGCTGTTGGCCGGGTCTCTGGTAGCCATTATTTCCTCATCTTTCGTGCAGCGGGTGGAATGTGGTATTGGGTCATTCTTGCCGTGGTTTACGGCAGTTATCGAGCTCTTACGATGCTAAGGATCTTCTGGCTCGAACATTGGTCAGCCGACCCTAGCCCTGAACACCTCAACTACAACCTACGTGTTTACACAGTCATCGTGAGCTTTGGGATCATGGCAGGCGCCTTCAGGTGGATATGGCTTTATGGGATCAATAATGTTGGGTTTTACTCAAGAGGAAATAGGCGTATACATGACCTCATCATGGCGAGGTTATTTTCTGCTCCGCTACAGTTTTTTGAGAGAACGCCCCAAGGGAGGCTGCTGAACGTTTTTGGCCAAGATATGTGGAGACTTGATTGTAATGTGGCGGACGATTTTGGCAGTAAGATGAGTCCTGTATGCTGGTCAACTGGCGCTAACAACAGTACCTTTTAAAGGAACAATCATAGCTGGTGAGTTTTACATGACTGATACGAGAAATAAGTGCTCATCATGCACCAGGTCTTGCGATCATAACCTCTGCGGCTGTTGTCTTTTTCAAGGAACCCGTAGGGCTCCTTTTTTGGTGGGCGTCCCTGTCGAGTACTGATCTTTTTGTTTGATCGCAGCTTGTTGCTGTCATCGCTGTTGCATTTGGGGTACCTTTATTCTGGTTCAGCGGACAGTAAGTCGCCATCTCAGCCCGTTTTACACAAGCATATCGATACTGAAGACTGGGTATGATAGTCTCAACAAATTGCGATCAGATATCCGCCGACTTACAGCTACCGCTAGCTCACCACTCTATTCACTTTACAATGAAACGATCGATGGGATTGTTATGATTAGAGCATTTGGCCAGGATAATCTCATGATGGCGACAATGAAGGTACTGAACAATCGGGAACGGACGACTTGTCTGGCCGACTGGACCGGTAAGTTTGAGCTCCTGCTATCTTTTTACTTCTTCAAAGGCTAAAGAACGACAGTATACAACTGGGTGTCTGCCTTCATTCGAATTCTCACGAGTGTGGTCATCACTGCCACTTCCTTTGTCTTAATTGAGCGCGATATTTCTCCTTCACAAGCTGGTCTCATTTTGAATTTTGCTTTGACAGTTTCTGGTGGTGGGTGAAGATTGTATTTTTGGATCGGACTTACAGCTAACCCTGTCGTGAAAGGTCTCTTTGGTCTGATGGAGCAGTACAGCCACCTTGAACAGACATTTGTCAGTGCAGAACGTATAAATCAATGTATGTTTACGccatctccttcccctGCGGATGAGTGACTGACCCAATTTGCATCAGATATCATTATGCCTGAACACGAGTCTGAAGAGGGGCTATGTCCCCCTCCTGATTGGCCTCAGCAAGGAAGGATAGATGTGAGAAAACTGAGTGTAAGATACGCCCCCGATCTTCCGCAAGTGTTAAAGAACGTATCCTTCACGGTTGAGGTATGTTAATACGTCTCAAGAGTGAATGCATCACAAGACTGATATGTTAGACAGCCTGGTATGCGTGTAGGCCTCGTAGGAGCCACTGGTTCTGGTAAATCGACTTTGGCTTTGAGTCTATTCCGCGCTATCGAGCATATGCAAGGAGGGATCATGATAGACGGTATTGGTGAGTCTCTTGATTCAAATAGACTCCGTTGCTTGCTAATGCTTAGCCTAGACATCTCGAGTCTTATCCTTTCCGAATTGCGAGGTCGATTGAATATGGTGGCGCAAGACGGGATGCTCTGCTCTGGTACTCTCAGAGAATCGTTAGATGTTActggaggaagaagtgCGCACCTTTCTTCTGTTCCTGACTTTTTCACTTATGCTTGTTCAGGCGATCAAGAGATATTCGACGCTCTACGCAAAGTGCATCTCATTTCTGATACTATGTCCTCAGGAGAGTTGGCTAAAAACCCTTTCGCAAATCTTGAAACCTATGTGGCTATGGGTGGGCATTTAACAAGTCCATCAGCTCGGTATTTTTACTGAATTGGCTTCACCTGTTATAGAAGGAGCAAACTTCAGTCACGGACAGCGCCAACTTCTCTGTTTGGCGCGAGCTTTGCTCAAGCAGTCAAAGATCTTGGTTATGGATGAAGGTGGGCTCATTTTCTTACATTCTCCAAGGATAGGTCTCTAAGACAAACTGTAGCGACATCATCGGTTGATTTTGAGTAAGTTTCAACAGATATCTTTGTCTCAAAATGGGATGACCTTGCTGACCTGCGTCGTACCAGAACGGACTCAAAGATCACTGCAACGATTAAGGAATGTTTTGTGGGCACTACAATGCTTGTCATCGCCCATCGTTTGGCGACGATTATGCAGTAGCAAGTATTGAGAAGCATACTTATTGACAGCTCGCTGACTTACTGTCGTGTAGCGATATGGTACTCGTATTGGATCAGGGTCAAATCATAGAGTCTGGTAAGTTCCAAGGACGTCGCAGGCCGTTCTTAGTGTCATATATACTGATTTCCAATACAGGTAAACCGCGAGAGCTCATACATAACAACCAGTCTGCGTTCTATGACCTCTGCATGGCGCAAGGTAAAGAAGAGTATGCGACCTTGTGTGAGATAGCTGCGATTACTGGATAGATTGTAGAGCCGTAGACTATGTTATTGTGTAAGACGTTTCTAGATTATTACAATCGACATGCATGTACGTTGAATAGGAAGGGTGGTGCAAACCCAATTCGACAATGGATTTTGTCGCTTTCTCTGATGAGTAATGGAAATCGCTTCCCTTTCTGTTTCAAATCGCTCATAATCATTCTAAAGGACACAGACCAATGGTGGGAAGGGATAGGAACATACGGCCAAAAGTGCaaagaggaaaaaaggGGAGGCTGGAAGCAGGAAGTCATTAAGACGGGACGAAGGAGTTCTGATGTGAGATATTGAGAAATATGCTATACATGCCTTCCAGTGACCCATTATAATACAGCAATCATTTCCTCTTTAGTCTCCCAACTCTCAAACACTCCCAAGATCAGAGATCAAAGATGTTCCTCACTCTCTACCAAACTCAACGCCATGATCACATTCTCCAGTTTGTCATTGCCTCCCAACGCCTTGATTTCCTCCAAAATCTGAGCCTCCAGCTCTTTCAACACCTTGCGAGTATAGTGGAATGATTTGGTATGATTGGTAAGATAGTCGACGGTATGTTGCTTAAGGTCGACTGATGAGGTCCGCTTTTGGAGTACATCTATGAAATACAAATTAAAGGGAAAAGTCAGTTGATATGCTTGCCTGGATTTGAAGAAATAGATGTCGAACGTGGAATGTGTAGGACTTACTTAAGATTTGCCGGTTGGAAGTGTCTGCCCTGACGCCGTGCACCACAGGAAAGCTGAATTTTCCTTCCGTCAAATCCTCACAGAAACCTTTATTGCTCTTGTACTTCATTGCGATTTAGCGTACGCAGTGCAAATAGATTTTGAAACAGATCTGTGCACTCACAGCGGGTGATTGGAGATTCATATAATCGTCTCGAATTTGGAACCACACCGAGATGAGGTTGACTAGCGGCACATAGTTTCTGCTTCACAGTTAATATCGAACTCCATATGGAAATGATGACAACCCACACGTTCGAATCTGATTTTGCCATCATGAGTTTCACTGCTAACCGCAAAAGTCCTCCAGCCTCTAAGTGAGAAATGAGTTAGTTTCCCATTATTTGAATCTCCAGGGAGGACCCACTCCCAAGGACCATGTCAATGTACTCCTTCTCTGTCGGACATGTCAGGCTATCTCGCCAGAACAAATCCATTCCTTGGCCTCGATGCAATTGCAGCAGCTCCTCTGAAAAAGTCACATACCAAGTCAGCATTGATGTCGGCAGCTTATCTGAGCCACTGACCATTGACAGCAACTACCAGGTCAACCTCTTTATCCTTTCCCTTACCCATAACTCCCGATCGCAGCTGAAGAAGTTCTTGAAAAGCCAGGAAATATACGTAATTGGCGGTGTTAATAGTCTGGGGGACGCCATAGATTGTATGGGCGACGGGAAGACCTCTTCTTAGTTCTGAGTTATCTTCCACATCATCCATCCTACAGTCTTATAAGCATTTGTCCTGATCTAATCTAGTCTTAAATGTGTAATGCTGACTTACAAAAGACTAGCATTGTGCAGCATTCTCACAACCTTCGTGATCACCACCAGATCATCCTTATCAACCTCTAACCACAGATTGAAAGCGTCGATAAGCTTTGATCGTATTTCTTTGCCGGGATTTTGGGATATGTAGACATAGGGCTCCATCAGAATCTATGAGAGTACAGATCAAATAGTCAATCAAGGATGTGAAGCCGAAGACGGATCAAGGAATGACCCGACGTACGTTCTCTTGTGAATCCGACCACTTTGGGTCGGCGATTGTTTGACGGAGGTTTGAATAGTCCATTGATACCAAAGTTCAGGTAGAAGAAGTGGCGAAGAGGGTTTAAAAGTTAAGGATTAGGGTCAAATAGACAACCAAGAGCTGGGAAATCACGCAATCAGAAATAAAGTTGTGACGACCGTCATGGTAATGCGGGGAACGCGACGACGACAAAAACGTAGACGTCATCGTCTTTTGGCACTCCTGGACGGAGTTGTTTTATCTCCGCTAGTCTCTGCTCTCCGGTAGAAGCTGAGTGGAGGTTTCGACGTCGCTAGGCACTTCTTTGACGAGTAATTCAAGGCTGAGGCTGTattatcttcttctgttctCAAGCGAGAAACGTTGAGTCCGACATCAACGCCTATCACTCATCCAGAGAAGCGGCTGGGCATTGCTTGATGATGTCGCACGCGTTGTCCAACCACATGCCGTTTCGATGTCTCACCTCCACTCGGCAAATTCCTATATCAATTTCGGCAAGACTTGTCGGATTTGACCGAAAACAGATCTCATTCGATCAATTGATCTGGCCTTCCTCTgcttttttccttttttgATTCAAAGCCACCAGCGAAGCTTGCCGCCCCGACTTAGCTTGTGGTCTAATCACATTCCCCCGGTCGTGTGCAAGCCGAAACTGTGGCTTTTGTCATCGCGACACGAGAGATTACTGGCCTTTCGAACAGTATGGGCGACGAGCACAAGCGAGGTTTTGCATTTGGCGGCGGGCGCGTTTAACGCTGTTCCAAAAAATGTCCGTTCGTGGATTCTCATTTTGCATTTCTGTATTCCGCTGATCGCTGATAAATCAATGACACAGATGTCAGATGCATTCCCATCCCCTCTCCCATTGTGTTCACTTTTTTTGCCGGAATTCTTTTTTGGCAATCCGGATCGTCATCAAAAAACGCAGAGACGAAGCTTAAGCCCCGGAAGGGTGATAGTTCATAAGTCCCGTGGAACGGCCTGCTGACAtcccatcttcttctcatttATCTTTCCCAAATAGTTGGATCAGAAAGTCTTTGCCCCTTACGACCACTATAGCAAAGCTTACTACAAGACTAGTATAATGACACTGCTCATCACATCCTCTCCGCCCCAATCCACTGTCTTGTCAAATCAAATGAGTACCATTGCCTCTCCACCGTCTTTAGACGACCATAATCCTGGTACCGCCTGTGCCAGGCCCAACCTGAGCAAGCCCACGCTCAGCGAAACCCCCATGTCAGATCACAATCCCATCGCATCATCTCTTTCACGTCCAATCCCCCTCAACCAACCCATCTCTTCACTCTCCATTTCTACTACACTATGCCCACCACCTTATCCCGGCTCCGGCACCTTATGCGACCCATATATCGTCGATTTCTTACCATCTTCACCGCTCAATCCCTATTACTGGTCTAAGAGATACCGATGGGCGATTACCGCTTTGATAGGGGTGACAGCATTATGTCCTCCTTTTGCGAGTGTATCTTATTCCTCAACGGTAGGAGAGGTGGTGAAAGGTTATGGGATTAGCAGGGAACTAGCCATAGCAGGGATCTCTCTCTTCATATTAGGTGAgccttcttccccttcttccctcccaACCACCTGTCAATCATCACCGAATATTTAAGCACGCTTGTACTCATCTCCTCAACTCTGAAATCTTTATCAGGATTCGGTGTCGGACCCCTCTTTTGGGCCCCTATCTCCGAATTATATGGCCGTCAATTTGCCTTTGCCGCTTCTTACCCTATCTTCACGATTTTCAACCTCGGTACCGCTCTTTCCCATAACACAGTAGC of the Cryptococcus gattii WM276 chromosome H, complete sequence genome contains:
- a CDS encoding Farnesyltranstransferase, putative (Similar to TIGR gene model, INSD accession AAW45467.1) gives rise to the protein MDYSNLRQTIADPKWSDSQENILMEPYVYISQNPGKEIRSKLIDAFNLWLEVDKDDLVVITKVVRMLHNASLLMDDVEDNSELRRGLPVAHTIYGVPQTINTANYVYFLAFQELLQLRSGVMGKGKDKEVDLVVAVNEELLQLHRGQGMDLFWRDSLTCPTEKEYIDMVLGKAGGLLRLAVKLMMAKSDSNVNYVPLVNLISVWFQIRDDYMNLQSPAYKSNKGFCEDLTEGKFSFPVVHGVRADTSNRQILNVLQKRTSSVDLKQHTVDYLTNHTKSFHYTRKVLKELEAQILEEIKALGGNDKLENVIMALSLVESEEHL
- a CDS encoding ATP-dependent bile acid transporter, putative (Similar to TIGR gene model, INSD accession AAW45454.1) encodes the protein MPYYNASTFASETETLLPHSPPSPRLFPLSDQYIDNDNDLPVQVGSFSRNVRLCKSALGLSLLGTFAMEVWHLSMSVAELGHWRHSGTQQKAVEESILMDILGTIIITGLSIHYFASLLKPINIASVSLSPKIQNSSLHRSLCTSTFASILFLLIAHSSPGVVYTLWTHRSPPRLNDSMAGRVYHLRTLGLVLILLSVGCMRRGPKMYFPPPRLGTGFGLSSEYKRESKEDLHGSGGYGGSGDQNDDDDRRKGVVIKLTPAQEIDDPLASAASSITIERQRLRPQVPDEPKPNVFDYHNSSMINFVLLTYIAPLVIRSAHVASLHQSDLPILEDETRNSGIYEAFFTSNSTSQTKVTGLKLMARSKTITSWQLFKTLWADRGWIVFISFVLETTRNLISFIPIAALHEIIQSFNQIPGEGKSYAYLMCWAMFFGQTVEVLLSAYCCVRENYMLHIPVRMSISSIILAKILRTTDSKALEAHNVIESSVDNGGERRGAKEEKTRGMQGRSQVMNLLTIDTNTVASLATHTWSFANGVTTLIIGASMLYGMLGISAFVGIACVPLSTPLTWLVAKLIYRCDIEWARARDARTGALKEFLLGIKVIKLNAFEPYFMHRISKLRLHEVKWQRWRFTLGTAFNVLADQLPILSILITFAFHTKIMRRPLDAPTAFVALTMDGLQTFPQIIQTFLSCKVSLDRLSRYLSQPEIDDDRWESISRRIICRNATITWPKGEDIDKGDTGRFKLEGVDLKVPEGKLSLLCGPLGSGKTLLLRAFLGEAKVEKGSVLAPKSFPDATPILLDNEIETAIHWTTEHWLNDTIAYSPMWRERYQEALRQTALLPDLEILEDGGMTEVGENGVTLSGGQKARVNLARCIYSRASTIYLDDILSAVDTHTAQFIYQECLEGSLLKDRTVVLVTHHVRLVLPAISYVISLNTEGRVDQACSPSQIDISTISELALNCRIDAEDIKPIVQPQKKQPINIRPVDAKTTRKLYQKEQRAVGRVSGSHYFLIFRAAGGMWYWVILAVVYGSYRALTMLRIFWLEHWSADPSPEHLNYNLRVYTVIVSFGIMAGAFRWIWLYGINNVGFYSRGNRRIHDLIMARLFSAPLQFFERTPQGRLLNVFGQDMWRLDCNVADDFGSLAIITSAAVVFFKEPLVAVIAVAFGVPLFWFSGHSPLYSLYNETIDGIVMIRAFGQDNLMMATMKVLNNRERTTLYNWVSAFIRILTSVVITATSFVLIERDISPSQAGLILNFALTVSGGLFGLMEQYSHLEQTFVSAERINQYIIMPEHESEEGLCPPPDWPQQGRIDVRKLSVRYAPDLPQVLKNVSFTVEPGMRVGLVGATGSGKSTLALSLFRAIEHMQGGIMIDGIDISSLILSELRGRLNMVAQDGMLCSGTLRESLDVTGGRSDQEIFDALRKVHLISDTMSSGELAKNPFANLETYVAMEGANFSHGQRQLLCLARALLKQSKILVMDEATSSVDFETDSKITATIKECFVGTTMLVIAHRLATIMHDMVLVLDQGQIIESGKFQGRKPRELIHNNQSAFYDLCMAQGKEEYATLCEIAAITG